Within Candidatus Binatia bacterium, the genomic segment CAGCACACCAACCTGCTCTCCTGACTGCCGCACCGGCGGTAACACGCTGCGCGGGATGTCGAAGATGGAGAGGATCTCGTCCGACCAGCACCGCTGCTGCAGATCAAACAGCATGGACTCCGTGGCGTTGGAGGGCTCGGCAGCCAGCTCACCGCTAAGGCGGTACGTCAGCCAGTCGCTGATCATGAGCACCTGAGCCACCGGCGCTGCCGCACGCTTGCGGAACCAGAGATAGCGCGCGAGCGGGAAGATGAACGGCGCGGAGTGCCCGGTGATGCGATACAGGCGTTCCCCGCCCAACCGCTCCAGGATTTCGAAGCCCTCGTTGAAGCCGCGCGCATCGAGGTTGGGACCGGCGTAGATCTCGTCGCCGTGCGCATCCAGAAACACGCATCCCTCGCGCTGGCTGGTGCTGCCAATACCAACGACATCGCCCGGAGCAATCGCCGCCTTGGCCAGCGCGGCGCGCGCACAGCGACACAGAATGTCCCAGAACACCGGCGCGCTAAAGGAGAACGCCTTCACAAACGGCAGATCCGGGTTGACTTCGAGATCGTAGCCCCAGGGCTCGCGGTGTACCCCGAGCACACGTCCGGCGGCGTCGAAGATGACACACTTGCCACCGCCGGTTCCGGCATCGAGGGTCACGAAAGCGGGCATGTGGGCCTAAGTTTTTGCGCGGCGCTGCCGCGGACCGGCGAAGCGTGCCTCGCGCCTATGGCTGATAGCATATGGCATATGGTCAGGAACCATACGCCATGAGCCATACGCCATATGCCGGGGCTTGAGGCGAACGAATCTTGACCCACACTCAACGAGTCTCATGCCTCACGCCCTCTAGTCAGCACTTCCGGGTTAACGATGTGCAACGGCCGCTCGCCGCGCAGGTATGCCTCGATGCCGTCCACAATCATGTCGGTTTGGTGCCGCACGACGTCACGCGTTGCCCCACCGAGGTGCGGCGATACCAGGACGTTAGGGAGGCGGACGAAACGATTGTCGGGTTGCACCGGTTCGTCCTGGAAGACGTCCAATGCCGCGCCAGCCACGTGCCCGTCGACCAGGGCGGCGTACAGCGCATCTTCGTCGACAATCGAGGCTCGGGCCAAGTTCAAGACATACGATCCGCGCTTGAGCCGGCGGATCTGGTCCGCACCGATCAGGCCCTGGGTCTCGGGCAACTCCGGACAGTGGACGGTCACAATGTCCGCACACCGCAGGAGGTCATCGAGTCCCATGGGCTCGGCGTGATGCGCCCGACAGACTGCGGCCGCAACCAAAGGATCGTAGGCAACGACTCGGCTCCCGAAGCCGTGCAACCGTTGCGCCACGCCACGCCCGATGGCACCGAACCCGACGATACCGACGCTCACCCCTCCCAGCTCGAAGCCGCCGTAGCGTTCATACGCCGCCAGATAGTCCGCGGTGCTCTCGAAGCGCATTTTCCCCTGCTTGAGCAGCGTATTGACGGTGAAGATGTGGCGCGCCAGCGCCAGCATGTAGCCGATGGTGAGGTCCGCCACCGCATCGGCGTTACGCGCCGGCGCAAACAGCACCGGGATACCGCGCGCCGTGGCGCGCTCGACGCCGATGTTGATGGGGTCGCCGCGGCAGCAGCCAATCAATTTGAGATTACAGGCATCGATCACCTCGTCGTGCGCCAGGTCGGTCTCGACGATGAGGACATCGGCACCAGCCGCCGTAATGCGAGCGGCAAATTTCCGGCCGTCGTAATAGATGCGCTTGCTGGTGCGCCAGTCATCGTACTCAACCTCCATGTGTCGCCGCAGGCGCGCCAGCCCGTCAGCACTGAACGATGCGGTGATCAACGCCTTCATTCACCACCCTCTCACGTCCGCTCGAGCAGGGTCTTCACCATATTGATCATATGCGCCCGTACCCGCTTGCCGACCTTGGGGGTGTAGACGCTGCCGCCAAGCAGGCTGGTGAACTGGCGGCTGTCCAGCAGGAAGAGCAAGAGCACACTGTAGACCGTGAGCATGAACAGCTGGAAGTCGGCGTCCCTCCGCTTACGGCCGCTGAATTCTTCCGCCCAGGCGGCAAACACTTTCCAGGCGGGGACGAGGACGTCAGGCTCGATGTCCACCGGACTTTCTTCATTCTCGAGCAGCCGGCGCACCAGGAGCTTGGGCACGGTGGGATGGTCGGCGAAGAAGTCGAACAGCCCGCCCATGGCTTGCTCGACGACCGATGGCCCGGGCGTCATGCTGCGCACGCGGCCGGGGATCGAACGGCGCACCAGATCGAGGATGCGATCGTAGATGTTCTGAAAGACGGCGACGTACAACGTCTCCTTGGACTCCCAATGATAATGCAGGCTGGAGATGTTCACCCGCGCCTTCGCCGCGATGTCGCGCGTCGACGCCCCCGCAAACCCCTTCGCGGCGAACACCTCCTCGGCCGCGGCGAGGATCCGCGCTTTCGTGGAGGACGGCGCTTCGCGCGCCTTTTGCAATGCCGAGCGCATGATCGAATGATTAAATCAAACGACCTAGTCCTCTTAGGAAGGACGGCTGCGGTTGTCAAGAAACCCGGCGCGAATTATCCTTGGACCATTATGCAGGCCACGCGGCGCGGGGGAGCGAGGATGCGGAGACTCGGGACACTGGCACTGGGAATGCTGTTATTGGCGGCATGCGCGGCACAGCAGCCAGCCGCACCGCCACCGGCGGAAGTCTCGGTCGCCACGCCGGCACCACCGCCGGAACGCTGGATTCTGGTAAGCAAGACGGAACGAACGTTGTCGCTCTATGAAGGGACGCAGTTGCGCAAGGTGTACCCGGTCGTTCTGGGAAAAGACCCGGTGTGGGCGAAGCTCCATCAGGGTGATCACCGGACCCCCGAAGGCGAGTACCACATCGTCAACAAGTACTTTCACCCGTTCTGGTCGCGCTTCATGATGCTCGACTATCCGACACCGGCAAATGAGGAAATCTACGCGTGGAGCCGCACCCACGGGGTACTGCCCGCCCGCGGCCGTGGTGCGCCAGGGATCGGCGGCGCCATCGGCATTCACGGCACCGAGGACGAGAGCCTGAACCGGCGCGGAAAGAACTGGACCGAGGGATGCGTGTCATTGTTCAACCACGACGTCGACGAGCTGTACGACCTCGTTCCCATGGGCACGCGGGTGGTCATCCAGCGCTGACAGCGGTCGACTCATTGAGTTCGTTCCCCGTGCCGGCTATCGGAGGCCGATGTCGCCAATGATCAGCCCTCGCTCATTCAGCTTCGGCGGCACAGCTGCCATCGTCACCAGCATGGGAATCATCATCGGCTTGGGGACGGCGACGGCGGGGACGGCGACGATCGTGAGCAGCCTGCTCGTCGTTGCACTAGCTGACAACATCAGCGATTCGCTGAGCATCCACATGTACCAGGAAGCCGAGAGCCTGGCAGGACGCGCGGCATTCAGGGCCACCCTGGCGAACTTTGTGGTGCGCGTCGTGGTGGTCCTCACCTTCGTGCTCATCGTGTTGATGTTTCCCCATCCGTATGTCGAACTCCTCGCGCTCGCGTGGGGCTTTCTCTTGCTGGCCGGCCTTTCCTACACCCTCGCCCGGGCGCGCGGCGTCAGCCCTCTGCCTGAGGTAGGCAAGCACCTCGCGGTCGCCGTTGTGGTGATCGCTGCGAGCCGGCTGATCGGCTCGTGGATTCTGCATAACGTCGGCTGAGGCGCGCGCTGGGTGGGAATGTATCGCGGTCGGACTGGCGCTTCTACTGCACCATCGATAAGGTCCGGCCGAGCGGGCTTGGTTCAAGGAGGGGAAGGCAATGGTCGCCGAGGTCGTCCGCAGCTACGGCTTCGATAAGGATCATCCCACCGGCATGAAGTAACGCACGCTTGCGCTGCGCCGGCGCGCACCAGTACAACTCGGGGAGGAGGATGGAGCGATGGTCGTGTTCATCACCGGCGCTTCGAGCGGCATCGGAGCAGCGACGGCGCGTGCGTTTGCGCTCTCGGGAGTGCGGTTGGTGCTGGCCGCCCGCCGCCTCGAACGGCTGCGTGAGGTGGCGGCCGGTCTGC encodes:
- a CDS encoding FGGY family carbohydrate kinase translates to MPAFVTLDAGTGGGKCVIFDAAGRVLGVHREPWGYDLEVNPDLPFVKAFSFSAPVFWDILCRCARAALAKAAIAPGDVVGIGSTSQREGCVFLDAHGDEIYAGPNLDARGFNEGFEILERLGGERLYRITGHSAPFIFPLARYLWFRKRAAAPVAQVLMISDWLTYRLSGELAAEPSNATESMLFDLQQRCWSDEILSIFDIPRSVLPPVRQSGEQVGVL
- a CDS encoding NAD(P)-dependent oxidoreductase, producing MKALITASFSADGLARLRRHMEVEYDDWRTSKRIYYDGRKFAARITAAGADVLIVETDLAHDEVIDACNLKLIGCCRGDPINIGVERATARGIPVLFAPARNADAVADLTIGYMLALARHIFTVNTLLKQGKMRFESTADYLAAYERYGGFELGGVSVGIVGFGAIGRGVAQRLHGFGSRVVAYDPLVAAAVCRAHHAEPMGLDDLLRCADIVTVHCPELPETQGLIGADQIRRLKRGSYVLNLARASIVDEDALYAALVDGHVAGAALDVFQDEPVQPDNRFVRLPNVLVSPHLGGATRDVVRHQTDMIVDGIEAYLRGERPLHIVNPEVLTRGREA
- a CDS encoding L,D-transpeptidase, which produces MRRLGTLALGMLLLAACAAQQPAAPPPAEVSVATPAPPPERWILVSKTERTLSLYEGTQLRKVYPVVLGKDPVWAKLHQGDHRTPEGEYHIVNKYFHPFWSRFMMLDYPTPANEEIYAWSRTHGVLPARGRGAPGIGGAIGIHGTEDESLNRRGKNWTEGCVSLFNHDVDELYDLVPMGTRVVIQR
- a CDS encoding TetR/AcrR family transcriptional regulator; this encodes MRSALQKAREAPSSTKARILAAAEEVFAAKGFAGASTRDIAAKARVNISSLHYHWESKETLYVAVFQNIYDRILDLVRRSIPGRVRSMTPGPSVVEQAMGGLFDFFADHPTVPKLLVRRLLENEESPVDIEPDVLVPAWKVFAAWAEEFSGRKRRDADFQLFMLTVYSVLLLFLLDSRQFTSLLGGSVYTPKVGKRVRAHMINMVKTLLERT